From Armatimonadota bacterium:
GCCGGCAGGCATGATCACTGCGTCCCCCTCGCGCACTGCGCCGATGAACTCCATATTGAGCGGGTCGGTATACACGAACTGCACCCCGAAGGCCGGCGCGGGCATCTCGCAGTACACGTAGAGTTCCTCGAGCATATCCGTATGTTCGTGCGGCGGCCACGAAGCCCAATGTCCCGGATCCGTCGTGGTGATTCCCATCACGATCCGGCCGGCCGTAACGTTCTTTCCCAGGAGGATGTTCAGGTGCCGTGTGCTGGCCGGCCCACCGGCCGTGAAGACAAGCGTCGGGTCGTCCTTAACGGATGTGTAGGGCACGTACTGAACGGGATAAGCGTTTTCCACGTCCGCGGAGCACTCCGCGAGGTCCAGAACGGAGGTGGTCGAAACCTCAACCTGCGTTGAGCGCGGGATGTAGATCGAATCGTATCGCTGAAGGCCATAGGTTCGACCGCCAACGGCAACCGTTCCTTCACCGCTGAGGCACATCAGCCCGATTTCGCGGCCGCCCGTGTCGAACCCGACCCTCGGTTTCGTTTCGTTGAGCCGGATGCGCGCGTAGCCCAGGTGCTTCATTGCGCTGTTGGCCTGCGTCACGGCCTCGTACCGGCCGACGTGGCTGTGTGTCCCGTGGTAGATGAGATTGGTCTGCAGCTGTTCCGTGTTCATGCGCACTCTCCTCGCGTATTTCGAACTATCTCGACGTAGTCCCGCGCGGCGTCGGTGATCTTTCCTGCGTTCCCGGCCCGGATCGCCGCGAGGTCCACCAGGTCCCCGCCTACACCGAGCGCGAACGCCCCGGCGCGAATGAAGTCGGCGGCTGTGGTAAGCGAAACGCCGCCCGTGGGGATGAGGTCGATCTGGGGGAGGGGACCTTTGAGCGCCTTCAGATAGGACGCGCCGCCCACGGCGCTGCACGGGAAGACTTTCACCGCGTCGGCGCCGGCCTGCCAGGCAGTGACGACCTCAGTCGGAGTCAACGCTCCCGGGACGACCACCACCGAATACCGGCGGCACATTTCGATGGTCGCAGAGTTCAGCGATGGGGCCACCACGAACCGCGCTCCGGCGAGGATGCAAGCGCGCGCCGTTTCGGGGTCCAGAACGGTACCGGCTCCCACTACGACCTCGTCTCCGTATCGCACGCACACGGCCCGGATCACGTCGACCGCGTTCGGGACTGTCATGGTAATCTCCAGGATCGGGATCCCTCCGGCGCGGATGGCGTCGGCCACGGCCATCGCTTCTTCCGGCGACGTGGCGCGCACCACCGGGATGATACCGACCTCGCGCAGCGTGCTCAATGTCTCCGATTTGTTCATCGTCGTTACCTGTCTACCCGGGCGCCGGCACCCTTCATCAAGCGCTCAACCTCGGTCAGCGTGGCCATCGTCGTGTCGCCGGGCGTCGTCATGGCCAATGCGCCGTGCGCAGCCCCACAGTCGACGGCCCATTGGGCCCCTTTGCCCGCCAGGAACCCATAGATCAACCCGCTCGCGAACGAGTCGCCCCCGCCCACCCGGTCGAGGATCTCCAGGCCCTCGCGTCGCGGCGCTTCGTGGAACTCCCCGCCGGCATAGCAGACCGCGCCCCAATCGTTGAGCGTCGCTGTGCGGGCCGCGCGAAGTGTGGTCGCGACAACCTGGAAGTTGGGATACTCGCGGATGGCGCGCTCAATCATCCGCCTGAAGGCCGATAAGTCGAGATCGGCGAACGCTTCGTCGATGCCTTCAGTCTCCAGGCCCAGAGCAGCGGTGAAGTCCTCTTCGTTGCCCAGCATCACGTCGATGAGCGGGGCAAGGCCGCGATTGACGCGCTGCGCGGCCGATTGCCCTCCCACGCCTTTCCACAGAGAAGGACGGTAATTCAGATCATAGGACACGATGGTCCCGTGCCGTCGCGCGCACTCCATGGCTTCGCGGGCCACAAGCGGTGTTGACTCGGAAAGGCCGCAGAAGATCCCTCCCGTGTGGAACCAGCGAGCGCCCTCCGCGCCGAAGATCCGCTCCCAGTCGATGTCGCCGGGCTTGAGCTGGGAGGCGGCGGTATGCCCGCGATCCGAGCAGCCAACCGCGCCCCGCACGCCGAATCCGCGCTCCGTGAAGTTGAGCCCGTTCCGGACCGCGCGCCCGATGCCGTCGTAGGGCACCCACCCAACGTGACTTTGGTCCACTCCGCCCTGGTACATCAGGTCCTGGATCAGACGGCCCACCGGATTGTCGGTCAGGGCCGTGACGATGGCGGTCTCGAGGCCGAAGCACCGCTTGAGCCCGCGCGCCACATTGTACTCGCCGCCGCCCTCCCAGCACTGGAATGTCCGCGTTGTGCTGATCCGGCCGTCACCCGGGTCCAGACGCAGCATCACCTCGCCGAGGCTCACCAGGTCCCAGCGGCATTCAGCCTGCGGCTTGATAGTCACGGTTCGCCTCCCTTCAGCGACAGCGTGTGGTGTTTGCCATCCGGTCCCTTGAACGTGAGCGTGATCGA
This genomic window contains:
- a CDS encoding sugar kinase is translated as MTIKPQAECRWDLVSLGEVMLRLDPGDGRISTTRTFQCWEGGGEYNVARGLKRCFGLETAIVTALTDNPVGRLIQDLMYQGGVDQSHVGWVPYDGIGRAVRNGLNFTERGFGVRGAVGCSDRGHTAASQLKPGDIDWERIFGAEGARWFHTGGIFCGLSESTPLVAREAMECARRHGTIVSYDLNYRPSLWKGVGGQSAAQRVNRGLAPLIDVMLGNEEDFTAALGLETEGIDEAFADLDLSAFRRMIERAIREYPNFQVVATTLRAARTATLNDWGAVCYAGGEFHEAPRREGLEILDRVGGGDSFASGLIYGFLAGKGAQWAVDCGAAHGALAMTTPGDTTMATLTEVERLMKGAGARVDR
- a CDS encoding bifunctional 2-keto-4-hydroxyglutarate aldolase/2-keto-3-deoxy-6-phosphogluconate aldolase yields the protein MNKSETLSTLREVGIIPVVRATSPEEAMAVADAIRAGGIPILEITMTVPNAVDVIRAVCVRYGDEVVVGAGTVLDPETARACILAGARFVVAPSLNSATIEMCRRYSVVVVPGALTPTEVVTAWQAGADAVKVFPCSAVGGASYLKALKGPLPQIDLIPTGGVSLTTAADFIRAGAFALGVGGDLVDLAAIRAGNAGKITDAARDYVEIVRNTRGECA
- a CDS encoding 5-deoxy-glucuronate isomerase — encoded protein: MNTEQLQTNLIYHGTHSHVGRYEAVTQANSAMKHLGYARIRLNETKPRVGFDTGGREIGLMCLSGEGTVAVGGRTYGLQRYDSIYIPRSTQVEVSTTSVLDLAECSADVENAYPVQYVPYTSVKDDPTLVFTAGGPASTRHLNILLGKNVTAGRIVMGITTTDPGHWASWPPHEHTDMLEELYVYCEMPAPAFGVQFVYTDPLNMEFIGAVREGDAVIMPAGYHPNVACPGHSITFIWMMAAHREVEDRQFGVVNVQPDFAAGGSGLEASRK